A genomic segment from Bos mutus isolate GX-2022 chromosome 27, NWIPB_WYAK_1.1, whole genome shotgun sequence encodes:
- the LOC138985941 gene encoding histone H2B type 2-K1, producing the protein MYIYKVLKQVHPDISISSKAMSIMNSFVNDLFERLAGEAAWLAQYSGRTTLTSREVQTAVRLLLPGELAKHAVSEGTKAVTKYTSSK; encoded by the coding sequence ATGTACATCTATAAGGTGCTGAAGCAGGTGCACCCCGACATCAGCATCTCCTCCAAGGCCATGAGCATCATGAACTCGTTCGTGAACGATCTGTTTGAGCGGCTGGCCGGTGAGGCCGCCTGGCTGGCCCAGTACTCAGGCCGAACCACACTGACGTCCCGGGAGGTCCAGACGGCCGTGCGTCTGCTGctgcctggggagctggccaagcatgCTGTGTCCGAGGGCACCAAGGCCGTGACCAAGTACACCAGCTCCAAGTGA